ACACTCTCGCCGATTCGGCTGAAGACCAACGTCTTCGACACCCTCGCAGCACCCCTGGGAGCCGGCTCTGAGCAGGAGCTGGCCCGCCTTTTGGACATGGACCGCACCACCCTCTACCGCATCCGTCGGGGCATGGTCACGCCCACCCTCACGGTGGCGATGCGCATGGCCGACCGGCTCAACACCACCGTCGACGAGCTGTTCGAGGTAGCAGCGTGAAGCGCCCCGTCGCCCACCGGCGCGTCGAGCCCATCGACCCCGACAGCCCCGGCGGCAAGGCCGCCGCAGAGGCCATGTCCCAGGTCCTCGCCGAAATCCAGGTCGCCATCTGGCGCCGCGAGGCCCTCGCCGCACAACAGACCGAGCAGCCTACTCCCGCCGAACCCCTCAGGAGGTCCGCGTGACCGCCACAGCCCGTGCCGACTTCATCTGGAACCGCCGGCAGCGCCTGGTCGACGCGCTCACCGGAGCGCGCCGGCAGCAGTAACGAACGAAGCCCCCGCTGCAACGGGGGCTCCCACCCGGACAACCCAACCCTGATCGAGGAGTCCAGATGCACCAGACCCTACCGGAGACACCGGTGCAACCCGGGTCGCCGGCCACGCCGTGGCCGAATCCGCCGCAGATTCCCCCGGGCGGCCCCACCTACTTCCCGGCCGCCGCGCCGATCACCGTGCCGGACCTGCCGTGCGGCCACCTGCCCGGCGACGTGCACGACGACGAGTGCGCGTACTGGGTCGGGGTGGCTGCGGGTGACTACCCGTCCCCGGACGCCTACGTGGTGACCGACGCCGTGACGATCCCGCCGCACCTGCTGGGCCTGCTCCCGCTGACCGACCCGGCCCTTCGGGACGCGGCGTGATGGCCGCCCTGACCGCGGCCCTGGCCATCGCCGTCGTGCTGCTGCTGATCGCCCTGGCTGCCGCCGCCCTGCTGGCGTACGGGTACGCCACCGCCCTCGCGGCCACCACCGCCGAGCGCGACGAGGCCCGCGACGACCTCCACACGGCCCACCGCGAGGAGCGGCGGCTGCGCGCCGAGCTCGAGCAGCGAGCGGTCGCGGCGGCCGTCCTCACCCCCGACGCCGAGCGGCCGTGGCCCCTCTGGGGCTACCGCACCCTCCGCGACATCCACACCGCCCGCTCCGCCGCCGACTTCGACCGGAAGGACCAACGGTGACCGTCGACGCCCCCACCGCCCAACAGCCGCCCGTCGCCGCGCCGGCCCCCACCGAGGGGCCGGCCCCGGCCGGGCCGTACATCGGCCGGCACCGCGCCGGCCGCCGCGAGAAGCGCGGCACCCACCACCAGGTCGCCGAGCCGGTCTCCGCCGACTGGTCGCCGCTGCACCCCGCCGACCGGCAGGCCCTCGCCCCGCACCACTGGGCCGACCGGCACCTGCCCGCGGGCGTCGACGAGCGCACCGGCCGCATCGACACGGCCGCCGTCCTCGCCGAGCTCCGCAGCGACCTGACCGACACCGACACCACCCAGGGAGCCCAGCAGTGACCGCCCTGCGCACCCGCAAGCCCACCGGCCGCGTGCCGTGGCCGCTCATCCTCATCGAGGGCGGCGAGAAGTCCGGCAAGTCCTGGGCCTGCGCCCAGTTCTCCACGTCCCCCCGGATCGGCCAGATGTACTGGATTGACCTCGGCGAGGGCGCCGCCGACGAGTACGGCGCCATCCCCGGCGCGACCTACCTCGTCGTCGAGCACGACGGCACCTGGGCGCAGATCCAGGCCGCCGTCGACGCCGTCAAGGCCG
The sequence above is drawn from the Micromonospora sp. M71_S20 genome and encodes:
- a CDS encoding helix-turn-helix transcriptional regulator; this translates as MSAAPPRGEPATLSPIRLKTNVFDTLAAPLGAGSEQELARLLDMDRTTLYRIRRGMVTPTLTVAMRMADRLNTTVDELFEVAA